One Cyanobacteria bacterium GSL.Bin1 genomic region harbors:
- a CDS encoding DUF433 domain-containing protein: protein MTATSDIGTLIVSTAGILGGRPRIANTRVSVQRIAAWYKKGLNAEDIVERMGNVTLAQVYAALAYYHLNREEIESYLTAEKLAYEQQLANPNYSA, encoded by the coding sequence ATGACCGCTACAAGTGATATTGGCACACTCATCGTCTCAACAGCAGGTATTTTAGGAGGTCGTCCTCGTATTGCCAATACAAGAGTTTCTGTGCAACGAATTGCAGCTTGGTATAAGAAAGGATTAAATGCTGAAGACATTGTTGAGCGCATGGGCAATGTCACTTTAGCGCAAGTTTATGCAGCTTTAGCTTACTATCATCTCAACCGAGAAGAAATTGAGTCTTACCTAACAGCTGAAAAATTGGCGTATGAACAACAACTTGCTAATCCAAACTATTCCGCATGA
- a CDS encoding Uma2 family endonuclease has product MIAASEKVPLSFNEFIDWYPETSEINYELRRGVIVEMPKPKGKHSEITGFGIKKLNYAIDQMQVPYFIPRECIIKISDDTGYEPDIAVVDRAGLADESRWESSSIIESGKSLKLVVEVVSTNWRDDYALKLSDYESIGIEEYWIADYLGIGGRRYIGSPKQPTLSVCTLVDGEYEIQQFKNDDFIQSHIFPELQLTVDQFFNPF; this is encoded by the coding sequence ATGATTGCAGCAAGTGAGAAAGTACCCCTATCATTCAATGAATTTATTGATTGGTATCCAGAAACTTCAGAAATCAACTATGAACTAAGACGAGGGGTAATTGTTGAGATGCCAAAGCCCAAGGGAAAACACTCAGAGATTACAGGGTTTGGCATCAAAAAATTAAACTACGCGATTGATCAAATGCAAGTCCCTTACTTTATCCCCAGAGAGTGTATTATCAAGATATCTGACGATACAGGCTATGAACCGGATATTGCTGTGGTAGATCGCGCCGGTTTAGCCGATGAATCCAGATGGGAAAGTTCCTCAATCATTGAGTCTGGAAAATCCCTCAAGCTAGTGGTAGAAGTGGTTTCAACGAACTGGCGCGATGATTATGCACTCAAACTGTCTGATTATGAAAGTATTGGCATCGAAGAATATTGGATTGCGGATTACCTTGGAATTGGGGGTCGTCGCTACATTGGTTCCCCTAAACAACCCACCTTGAGTGTCTGTACTCTGGTTGATGGGGAATATGAAATACAACAGTTTAAGAATGATGACTTTATACAATCGCACATTTTCCCAGAACTACAACTAACTGTTGACCAGTTCTTTAATCCATTTTGA
- a CDS encoding PIN domain-containing protein: MYLVDTDIMIDIQRSYAPALAWFTSLGELPNLPRFVVMELIQDAENKQQVRKVLQMVAPLPIVWPTETDCARALSDFTAYHLSHKVGLIDALIAACAVGQNATLCTFNVKHYRVIPGLKLEQPYSR, encoded by the coding sequence ATGTACCTGGTTGATACTGATATCATGATTGATATTCAGCGAAGTTATGCACCTGCGCTTGCTTGGTTTACCTCTCTTGGAGAACTGCCAAACCTTCCTCGATTTGTGGTAATGGAATTAATTCAAGATGCCGAAAACAAACAGCAAGTTCGTAAAGTTCTACAGATGGTAGCCCCGTTGCCAATTGTTTGGCCTACTGAAACTGATTGTGCCCGTGCTTTGTCTGATTTCACAGCCTATCATCTGTCCCATAAAGTCGGTTTGATTGATGCCTTGATTGCTGCTTGTGCCGTTGGGCAAAATGCAACTCTCTGCACTTTCAACGTAAAGCACTATCGAGTTATACCAGGCTTGAAGCTAGAGCAACCCTATAGTCGCTGA